One genomic segment of Gammaproteobacteria bacterium includes these proteins:
- a CDS encoding phosphoribosylanthranilate isomerase produces the protein MRTRIKICGITRPEDGLAAARAGADAIGLVFYAPSPRAIDIARAQAIVAALPPFVTVVALFVDPTEAEVETVLQNVAVDVLQFHGNEAPEFCVRFSRPYLKALRMREGIDLATEATRYASAQGLLLDAYKEGVAGGTGERFDWVRVPRNLTLPIILAGGLTPVNVAAAIQQARPYAIDVSGGVEAAKGIKDAAKMAALMGEVKRVES, from the coding sequence ATGCGTACGCGTATAAAAATCTGTGGGATCACCCGCCCGGAGGATGGACTAGCGGCAGCACGCGCGGGTGCCGATGCGATCGGCTTAGTGTTCTATGCACCCAGTCCGCGGGCAATTGATATCGCCAGGGCGCAGGCGATTGTTGCGGCCTTGCCCCCCTTCGTCACCGTGGTCGCTTTGTTTGTCGATCCGACAGAGGCGGAAGTGGAAACAGTGTTGCAAAACGTGGCCGTCGATGTACTGCAATTTCATGGCAACGAAGCGCCGGAATTTTGTGTACGCTTTTCGCGGCCGTATTTGAAAGCGCTACGGATGCGCGAGGGAATTGATCTTGCCACAGAGGCAACGCGTTACGCATCGGCGCAAGGGTTGTTGCTGGACGCTTACAAAGAGGGTGTCGCCGGTGGTACTGGTGAACGTTTTGATTGGGTCAGAGTGCCGCGTAATTTGACGCTGCCGATTATTTTGGCCGGAGGTTTAACGCCTGTGAATGTCGCGGCGGCAATCCAGCAGGCGCGCCCTTACGCGATTGACGTGAGTGGTGGTGTGGAAGCAGCCAAAGGAATTAAGGATGCGGCGAAAATGGCCGCATTGATGGGGGAAGTGAAGCGTGTCGAAAGCTAA
- the truA gene encoding tRNA pseudouridine(38-40) synthase TruA, producing the protein MRIALGIEYDGSAFSGWQFQDHSPSVQAVVEAALSKVADQPVRVVCAGRTDTGVHAAEQVVHFDTEVERSLRAWVFGANANLPKEVVVLWATPVSEEFHARFKACRRRYRYVIYNRPVRPTFLAWRTTWDYRPLDVARMQAAAQMLIGEHDFSSYRAQGCQAKSPVRTVTRLDVSRQEELVFIDIEANAFLHHMVRNIAGVLLAIGAGEQPVTWAKEVLEHRQRALGGVTAPPSGLYLMAVEYPAEFQLPQVHRSAAVW; encoded by the coding sequence ATGCGCATCGCACTCGGTATTGAATACGACGGCTCGGCGTTTTCCGGCTGGCAATTTCAGGATCACTCGCCGTCAGTACAGGCCGTGGTAGAAGCCGCTTTATCCAAGGTAGCGGATCAGCCAGTGCGCGTCGTTTGCGCCGGGCGTACAGATACCGGTGTTCACGCGGCCGAGCAGGTAGTGCATTTCGATACCGAGGTGGAGCGCAGTCTGCGGGCCTGGGTGTTTGGCGCCAATGCCAATCTGCCCAAAGAAGTCGTAGTGCTATGGGCCACGCCGGTCAGCGAGGAATTCCATGCCCGATTCAAGGCCTGCCGCCGCCGTTATCGGTATGTGATCTACAACCGGCCGGTGCGGCCGACCTTTCTCGCCTGGCGCACGACCTGGGATTACCGGCCGCTGGATGTGGCCAGGATGCAGGCAGCGGCCCAGATGCTGATCGGCGAGCACGATTTTTCTTCCTATCGGGCGCAGGGCTGCCAGGCCAAGAGTCCGGTGCGTACCGTCACCCGCCTGGACGTGAGCCGCCAGGAGGAGTTAGTGTTCATCGATATCGAGGCCAACGCCTTTCTCCACCATATGGTTCGCAATATCGCCGGGGTGCTGCTTGCCATTGGGGCGGGTGAGCAGCCCGTGACCTGGGCCAAAGAGGTGCTGGAGCACCGGCAACGGGCTTTGGGTGGGGTGACGGCGCCGCCTTCGGGGTTGTACCTGATGGCGGTGGAGTATCCCGCTGAATTTCAATTGCCGCAGGTGCACCGTAGCGCTGCGGTGTGGTGA
- a CDS encoding DUF86 domain-containing protein, whose protein sequence is MRPEDKDAAYLWDMLQAAREVIEMMHGHDLKSFLNNRVLLRAMERGVEIIGEAARRISASYTGSHPEIAWRQIIGQRNILAHEYGQIDHEVLYKTATVDVPALIVQLERLLPPLEPDSK, encoded by the coding sequence ATGCGGCCTGAGGATAAAGATGCTGCTTATCTGTGGGACATGCTGCAAGCGGCCAGGGAAGTCATAGAGATGATGCACGGGCATGATTTGAAGTCATTTCTGAATAATCGTGTACTGTTGCGCGCCATGGAACGAGGAGTTGAGATTATTGGTGAAGCGGCGCGCCGGATCTCAGCCAGCTATACCGGATCGCACCCCGAAATTGCTTGGCGTCAAATCATTGGGCAACGTAATATTCTGGCGCATGAATACGGACAGATTGATCACGAAGTGCTTTATAAAACAGCGACTGTAGATGTTCCGGCATTGATCGTTCAGCTGGAGCGGCTATTACCGCCGCTGGAACCAGATTCCAAATGA
- a CDS encoding nucleotidyltransferase domain-containing protein, whose product MRTKEIKLRKGPVEVLFSAYHRRILALLLLRSGESFHVREISRLTAVPAGSLHRELRRLAEAGLISREKAGNLVRYQADVRCPIYGELRGILAKSAKVSIMNTEDCLVVGGVIRVSRERLRALAQRYHVCRLVLFGSAARGELGPESDIDLLIEFEPGGAPSLGGMFELQQEFSGLFGGRKVDVATLAILNNPYRRRAIERDMRELYAA is encoded by the coding sequence ATGAGAACAAAAGAGATCAAGCTTCGGAAAGGCCCCGTCGAGGTGTTGTTCAGCGCCTATCATCGGCGCATCTTGGCCTTGTTATTGCTGCGGTCTGGTGAAAGCTTCCACGTGCGTGAGATTTCACGCTTGACTGCCGTGCCTGCCGGGTCGCTACATCGGGAGTTGAGGCGATTGGCGGAGGCGGGTCTGATCAGCCGTGAAAAGGCCGGTAATCTGGTGCGCTATCAGGCAGATGTCCGATGCCCCATTTATGGCGAATTACGCGGGATACTTGCAAAGTCGGCGAAGGTTAGCATTATGAATACCGAAGACTGTTTAGTCGTTGGAGGCGTGATTCGTGTGTCACGCGAGCGTTTGCGGGCGTTGGCGCAGCGTTATCATGTTTGTCGGCTGGTGCTTTTTGGATCGGCAGCGCGGGGCGAACTGGGTCCCGAGAGTGATATTGATCTGCTGATTGAATTTGAGCCGGGGGGGGCGCCTTCCCTCGGTGGGATGTTTGAATTGCAGCAGGAGTTCTCGGGATTGTTTGGTGGGCGCAAGGTGGATGTGGCGACGCTTGCTATCCTGAATAATCCATACCGTCGTCGCGCGATTGAAAGGGATATGAGGGAGTTGTATGCGGCCTGA
- a CDS encoding DUF1566 domain-containing protein, whose translation MKLKSLFSIILMLSVVSLSQADQECDASKPESTPTSRFKDNNDGTVTDKTTNRTWLRCALGMEWKEGSCIGQTQEYTYGGAESAIDVQNKMRVAGRSDWRIPTVDELSGIVEKRCARPAINLKVFPYSPESGFWTSTENPGIVTERVWLVHFFDGRSYIANKNQTWRLRPVAGK comes from the coding sequence ATGAAACTAAAGTCGTTGTTTTCCATAATCTTGATGCTGAGCGTGGTGAGCCTGAGTCAGGCCGATCAGGAATGTGATGCCAGCAAGCCGGAATCGACCCCCACATCGCGGTTCAAGGACAACAACGATGGTACCGTAACCGACAAGACCACCAATCGCACCTGGTTACGGTGTGCGCTGGGGATGGAATGGAAGGAGGGCTCGTGCATTGGCCAAACGCAGGAATATACCTATGGCGGTGCTGAATCGGCCATTGATGTCCAGAACAAAATGCGCGTTGCGGGTCGTAGCGATTGGCGAATTCCGACAGTGGACGAATTATCAGGGATCGTCGAAAAGCGTTGCGCACGCCCGGCCATCAATCTCAAAGTGTTTCCCTATTCCCCGGAGTCTGGTTTCTGGACCAGTACCGAAAATCCAGGCATCGTGACCGAACGTGTCTGGCTGGTGCATTTCTTTGATGGCCGCAGCTATATTGCCAATAAAAATCAGACCTGGCGGCTGAGGCCGGTAGCTGGAAAATAG
- the pyrC gene encoding dihydroorotase has protein sequence MDTITLTRPDDWHIHLRDGAALSTTVAHAAAQFGRAIVMPNLKPPVTTVAAAQAYRERILNARPENSQFEPLMTLYLTDNTRLDEIRTAKSSAFIHGVKLYPAGATTNSDAGVTDLARVDHVLAAMEEVDLPLLVHGEVTRADVDIFDREKVFIDEQLVPLTERFPKLRIVFEHITTHDAVQFVLFSSDRVGATITAHHLLLNRNDMLVGGIRPHHYCLPVLKREEHRRALLDAVASGNPKFFLGTDSAPHARHTKEAACGCAGIYSAHAAIELYAEAFEQIGALGHLNTFASHHGPRFYGLSPNREKITLARQSWDIPEGFTLGDDVVVPLRAGEKLGWRIQDQG, from the coding sequence GTGGACACGATTACCCTCACCAGACCTGACGACTGGCACATCCACTTACGCGATGGCGCCGCACTTAGTACTACTGTTGCCCACGCCGCTGCCCAGTTTGGCCGCGCCATTGTGATGCCCAATCTCAAGCCACCGGTCACAACGGTGGCGGCAGCTCAGGCCTATCGCGAACGCATCCTGAACGCGCGTCCGGAAAATAGTCAGTTCGAGCCATTGATGACCTTGTACCTCACGGACAACACCCGCCTGGACGAAATTCGTACGGCAAAAAGCAGCGCCTTTATTCACGGCGTAAAACTCTATCCTGCGGGGGCGACGACCAATTCTGACGCTGGCGTCACTGATCTCGCTCGTGTTGACCACGTGCTGGCGGCGATGGAAGAAGTCGATCTGCCGCTGTTAGTGCACGGTGAAGTGACCCGCGCCGACGTCGACATCTTCGATCGCGAAAAAGTATTTATCGATGAACAGCTCGTACCGCTGACCGAGCGTTTTCCGAAACTACGGATCGTCTTTGAACACATCACCACCCATGATGCAGTGCAATTCGTACTGTTCAGCTCGGATCGTGTCGGCGCCACAATTACTGCGCATCATCTGCTACTTAATCGCAATGACATGCTGGTCGGTGGTATCCGTCCGCATCACTACTGTCTCCCGGTGCTCAAGCGTGAAGAACATCGCCGCGCTCTATTGGATGCCGTTGCCAGTGGCAATCCGAAATTTTTCCTCGGAACAGATAGCGCACCTCACGCCAGACACACCAAAGAAGCGGCCTGCGGCTGCGCCGGCATTTATTCCGCCCATGCCGCCATCGAACTTTATGCCGAGGCCTTCGAACAGATCGGTGCGTTGGGACATCTGAATACCTTCGCCAGCCATCACGGCCCGCGTTTTTACGGCCTTAGCCCCAATCGAGAAAAAATCACTTTAGCTCGCCAATCCTGGGACATCCCTGAAGGCTTCACCTTAGGTGATGATGTCGTCGTACCACTGCGCGCCGGCGAAAAGCTTGGCTGGCGCATACAAGATCAAGGTTAA
- the rnt gene encoding ribonuclease T: MDPAAFNMAERFRGFLPVVIDVETGGFNANTDALLEIAAVTVRMDEKGVMYRYETHACHVKPFAGANLDQASLAFNGIDPYHPFRIAHDEKAALDRIFNAVRQELKVTGCNRAILVGHNPFFDLGFIKAAVERTKVNNPLHAFSTFDTATLAGLAYGQTVLARAVKAAGFSWEETEAHSAIYDAERTADLFCTIVNSWRTFTLNY; encoded by the coding sequence ATGGATCCTGCAGCATTTAACATGGCGGAACGTTTCCGTGGTTTTTTACCCGTCGTCATTGATGTCGAAACGGGGGGCTTCAATGCCAACACCGATGCGTTGCTGGAAATCGCCGCCGTCACCGTGCGCATGGACGAAAAAGGCGTCATGTACCGCTATGAAACGCATGCCTGCCACGTCAAACCCTTCGCCGGTGCAAACCTCGATCAGGCATCACTGGCCTTTAACGGTATCGATCCCTATCACCCTTTTCGTATTGCTCATGATGAAAAAGCCGCTTTGGATCGCATCTTCAACGCGGTGCGGCAGGAACTAAAAGTCACCGGCTGCAACCGCGCGATTCTCGTCGGTCACAATCCGTTCTTCGATCTCGGTTTTATCAAGGCCGCTGTCGAACGCACCAAGGTCAACAATCCGCTTCATGCCTTCAGCACTTTCGACACGGCCACGCTGGCAGGCCTTGCCTATGGTCAGACCGTGTTAGCGCGCGCTGTGAAAGCAGCAGGATTTAGTTGGGAGGAAACAGAAGCACACTCTGCCATTTACGATGCGGAACGCACCGCCGATCTGTTTTGCACCATCGTCAATAGCTGGCGGACGTTTACTCTGAACTACTGA
- a CDS encoding GHKL domain-containing protein, translating to MRSLNQRLGIGLALTLLLLALAQWWLVTATVKEFAGNYVHSRLQHDADSLLGALQPAEDGSLELNPSRINGVYDMPFSGHYYRVIAGDKEIISRSFWDFDLKFPVQADGDAYVVGPEGQQLLVVMGEFEKSGKHIKIGVAEDMTPLLHELDEFQYSYALTSLLVIFLVLIVQTMLVRGGLKPLRQVESDISRLERGEIDRLQEDVPTEIKPVVVEFNRLLGVMRSRLDRSRTAVGNLAHALKTPLTVLRRLADTGEMNAAPEVRDELVKQSDSIRQIVDRQLKRARMAGAAAQGWQFLPEVELPPLVDMMQKIYSERGLKIDLYFPEHFVFNGDREDMMELFGNLIDNACKWARGRVRLTIENQSGLVLTVEDDGPGCAPEYREQLSVRGMRVDESTTGHGLGLSIVRDIVEYYGGTLTFSQSTELGGFAVSVTLPGYANSVIQ from the coding sequence ATGAGATCGCTGAATCAGCGTCTCGGCATTGGTTTGGCGTTGACGTTGTTGTTGCTAGCGTTGGCGCAATGGTGGCTGGTGACCGCGACAGTCAAGGAATTTGCTGGAAATTACGTCCATTCCCGGTTGCAACATGATGCGGATAGCCTGCTGGGGGCGCTGCAGCCGGCCGAGGATGGCAGCCTTGAGCTAAATCCCTCGCGCATCAATGGCGTCTACGACATGCCTTTTTCAGGGCATTATTACCGGGTTATTGCGGGCGACAAGGAAATCATATCTCGCTCGTTTTGGGATTTCGATCTGAAATTTCCCGTGCAGGCCGATGGGGACGCGTATGTCGTCGGGCCGGAGGGACAGCAATTGCTGGTGGTGATGGGCGAATTCGAGAAATCCGGAAAACACATCAAGATCGGAGTGGCCGAGGATATGACGCCATTGCTCCATGAGTTGGATGAATTTCAATATTCCTATGCTCTGACATCATTATTAGTGATTTTTCTGGTGTTGATTGTGCAAACGATGCTGGTGCGTGGGGGCCTGAAACCATTGCGACAGGTGGAGAGCGATATCTCTCGCTTGGAGCGTGGTGAAATTGATCGTTTGCAGGAAGATGTGCCGACGGAAATTAAACCTGTGGTGGTGGAATTTAATCGTTTGCTGGGAGTGATGCGTTCGCGACTGGATCGTTCGCGCACAGCAGTGGGAAACCTGGCGCACGCGTTAAAGACACCGCTCACGGTATTGCGGCGGCTGGCAGATACCGGCGAGATGAATGCTGCGCCTGAAGTGCGGGATGAGTTGGTGAAGCAATCGGACTCCATACGCCAGATTGTCGACCGGCAATTAAAGCGGGCGCGGATGGCGGGAGCAGCGGCGCAGGGCTGGCAGTTCTTGCCTGAGGTAGAGCTACCGCCGCTCGTGGATATGATGCAGAAAATCTATTCCGAGCGTGGCTTGAAGATTGATCTGTACTTCCCTGAGCATTTTGTATTCAATGGCGATCGTGAAGACATGATGGAGTTGTTTGGCAATTTGATCGATAACGCCTGTAAGTGGGCGCGGGGGCGCGTCAGGTTGACGATTGAAAATCAATCGGGATTGGTGCTGACGGTTGAAGATGATGGTCCGGGGTGTGCCCCGGAATATCGTGAGCAATTGTCGGTGCGCGGAATGCGGGTCGATGAATCAACCACGGGACATGGTTTGGGGTTGTCGATCGTGCGCGATATCGTCGAGTACTATGGTGGAACGCTGACGTTTTCCCAGTCAACTGAGCTGGGAGGATTTGCAGTGAGCGTTACGCTGCCTGGGTATGCGAATAGTGTGATTCAGTAG
- a CDS encoding response regulator transcription factor — translation MRVLLVEDDTTLSSQLARDLAKAGYAIDTVDNGADAEFMGNEEPYDLVVLDLGLPKRSGLEVLQNWRKQGNKVPVVILTARDAWHEKVDGFKAGADDYLTKPFHIEELMARMQAVMRRQKGQASAQLQTSGLVLDEERQVVSTGDGQEFELTGTEFRLLRYMMLNPGRILSKSILTEHVYDYNSDKDSNVIEVYINRLRQKLGKELIETRRGQGYVFGAGTK, via the coding sequence ATGAGAGTGTTATTGGTGGAGGATGATACAACTCTGAGTTCCCAGTTGGCGCGCGATTTAGCGAAAGCGGGCTATGCGATCGATACCGTTGACAATGGCGCCGATGCCGAATTCATGGGCAATGAGGAACCCTACGATCTCGTCGTGCTTGATCTTGGTCTGCCCAAGCGCTCGGGGTTGGAGGTGTTGCAGAACTGGCGTAAGCAAGGCAACAAAGTGCCGGTGGTGATATTAACGGCACGCGATGCCTGGCATGAGAAAGTCGATGGCTTCAAGGCGGGGGCCGACGATTATCTTACCAAGCCATTTCATATTGAAGAATTGATGGCGCGAATGCAGGCGGTGATGCGGCGCCAAAAAGGTCAAGCCAGTGCGCAATTGCAAACCTCCGGGCTGGTGCTTGATGAAGAGCGGCAAGTGGTAAGTACGGGCGATGGCCAGGAGTTCGAGTTAACCGGGACAGAGTTTCGCTTACTGCGTTATATGATGCTCAATCCGGGGCGGATTTTATCCAAGTCGATTCTGACCGAGCATGTCTATGACTACAATTCAGATAAAGATAGCAATGTCATTGAAGTCTACATCAACCGGTTACGGCAAAAACTCGGCAAAGAACTGATCGAGACGCGGCGCGGTCAAGGCTACGTATTTGGCGCAGGGACCAAATGA
- a CDS encoding PepSY domain-containing protein, which translates to MWARLGLLLLMLLTGAVAQAESEKDHDRARQLREAGVIVAVEPLIAEAKRRLPGRLLEIEFEDKGDGEYVYEIELVDNKGVVREFFFDAKTGRFLKEGIHWGAQSGEAEGKRR; encoded by the coding sequence GTGTGGGCGAGGCTTGGGCTGCTGCTATTGATGTTGCTGACGGGGGCCGTTGCACAGGCGGAATCCGAAAAAGACCATGATCGCGCCCGTCAATTGCGCGAGGCGGGTGTGATTGTGGCGGTGGAGCCCTTGATTGCCGAGGCAAAGCGGCGATTGCCCGGACGATTGCTGGAGATCGAGTTTGAGGACAAGGGTGATGGCGAGTATGTTTATGAAATCGAACTGGTTGACAACAAGGGCGTAGTGAGGGAGTTTTTTTTTGACGCCAAAACCGGCCGGTTTTTGAAAGAAGGCATCCATTGGGGTGCGCAGTCAGGCGAAGCTGAGGGAAAACGGCGATGA
- the grxD gene encoding Grx4 family monothiol glutaredoxin — protein MDVMSRIKQTVDTTPIVIFMKGTPQFPMCGFSARAVEALKATGANFGYVNVLEDMEVMQNLPRFANWPTFPQIYIKGELIGGCDITLELYRNGELARLVQAANS, from the coding sequence ATGGATGTAATGTCGCGCATTAAACAAACGGTGGATACTACGCCGATTGTGATTTTCATGAAGGGCACACCGCAATTTCCGATGTGCGGTTTTTCTGCGCGTGCAGTGGAAGCACTCAAGGCGACGGGAGCGAACTTTGGTTACGTCAATGTCCTGGAAGATATGGAAGTGATGCAGAATTTGCCGCGCTTTGCCAATTGGCCGACGTTCCCGCAAATTTATATTAAGGGCGAATTGATCGGTGGCTGCGATATCACGTTGGAACTCTATCGTAACGGTGAATTGGCGAGGCTGGTGCAGGCCGCCAATAGTTAA
- a CDS encoding diheme cytochrome c — MNTKFSVALLLGGMVISSAVLADKDMAKGGAAFGAVTDQNYIKECGSCHMPFPPGALPARSWEKLMGKLNDHFGENAELADADRKSLTNYLTANAAEHSNGGYAQKFLKSLKADETPLRISEIPKFVKEHREVPKRVFTAHPELKNLSKCEGCHTRADKDSFRESEINIPGVGRGGD; from the coding sequence ATGAACACCAAGTTTAGTGTGGCCTTGCTGTTGGGCGGAATGGTGATTTCGTCAGCAGTTTTGGCGGATAAGGATATGGCCAAGGGCGGCGCTGCCTTTGGTGCCGTTACGGATCAAAACTACATCAAGGAATGCGGTTCCTGTCACATGCCGTTCCCACCGGGCGCATTGCCAGCGCGTTCCTGGGAAAAGTTGATGGGCAAGTTGAATGATCATTTTGGCGAAAATGCCGAGCTGGCGGATGCAGATCGTAAATCACTGACAAACTATTTGACAGCGAATGCGGCTGAGCATTCGAACGGGGGTTATGCGCAGAAATTTCTAAAATCCCTTAAAGCAGATGAAACTCCGTTACGGATTAGTGAAATACCCAAGTTTGTCAAAGAACACCGTGAAGTTCCGAAGCGAGTATTCACTGCGCACCCCGAACTCAAGAATCTGAGCAAGTGCGAGGGTTGTCATACCCGCGCCGACAAGGATTCATTCCGTGAGAGTGAAATTAATATTCCGGGCGTAGGCCGCGGTGGGGATTGA
- a CDS encoding hydantoinase B/oxoprolinase family protein, with the protein MNAIELSLFSSRINAVCDEMGVVLRRTAQSPNIKDRLDFSCAVFDATGQLCAQAAHIPVHLGSMAYAMAGIVGQLEWRSGDMVIVNDPFLGGTHLPDVTLIAPVFVDDQLTAFVVNRAHHADIGASTPGSMPVSSRLEEEGMIIPPSYLLRDGAIAPSFFDSLLRATGNAEQSRADFAAQISANRSGVQRVAALVQALGIAQFNVALHELNAYAERLALSALREIPAGRYCFSDVMDDDGQGNVDLPIHVAIEVNTNGKINVDFFGTAPQTRGNINCPLSVAAAAVYYVFRCLMPEQTPACAGAFRPISIAAPEGCLVNAQRPAAVAAGNVETSTRIVDVVMGALAQAVPQRIPAASHGSMNNVAMGSRAGRVWDYYETIGGGMGAGSQGGGLSAVQTHMTNTLNTPIESLELHYPLRVRRYAIRRGSGGAGHHPGGDGLIREFEFLEDATVTLLTERRRHRPWGLKGGGAGAAGANLYNNNELASKVSFKATAGNRLRIATPGGGGWGKQKF; encoded by the coding sequence ATGAATGCGATTGAATTATCCTTGTTTTCTAGCCGGATTAACGCCGTCTGCGATGAAATGGGCGTGGTGCTGCGGCGCACGGCGCAGTCGCCCAACATCAAGGACCGGCTCGATTTCTCTTGTGCGGTATTCGACGCTACGGGGCAGCTCTGTGCCCAGGCGGCGCACATCCCGGTACATCTGGGCAGCATGGCCTATGCTATGGCAGGGATTGTCGGTCAGCTTGAATGGCGATCAGGGGATATGGTGATTGTGAACGATCCCTTTCTTGGTGGGACACACTTGCCGGATGTGACGCTGATTGCGCCGGTGTTCGTTGATGATCAGTTAACCGCCTTTGTCGTGAATCGCGCCCATCATGCCGACATCGGCGCCAGCACGCCGGGCTCGATGCCGGTGTCCTCGCGTCTGGAAGAGGAAGGGATGATTATTCCGCCGTCTTATTTGCTGCGTGATGGCGCAATCGCCCCATCATTTTTCGATTCGCTGTTGCGAGCAACAGGTAATGCCGAACAAAGCCGGGCCGATTTTGCGGCGCAGATCAGCGCCAATCGCAGCGGTGTGCAACGGGTGGCGGCACTGGTGCAAGCATTGGGCATTGCACAATTTAATGTTGCGCTGCATGAACTTAATGCCTATGCCGAGCGCCTGGCGTTAAGTGCCTTGCGTGAGATTCCTGCGGGCCGTTATTGCTTCAGCGATGTGATGGACGATGATGGTCAAGGCAATGTTGATTTGCCGATTCACGTTGCAATTGAAGTCAATACGAATGGCAAAATTAATGTCGATTTTTTTGGCACAGCGCCGCAGACGCGCGGCAATATTAATTGCCCGCTGTCAGTCGCAGCGGCGGCAGTGTATTACGTGTTTCGCTGTTTGATGCCTGAGCAAACACCCGCCTGTGCCGGAGCCTTTCGCCCCATCAGTATTGCCGCACCGGAAGGGTGTCTGGTTAACGCGCAGCGCCCGGCGGCAGTGGCGGCGGGTAATGTCGAGACCAGCACCCGGATCGTCGATGTTGTGATGGGTGCCCTGGCGCAGGCCGTGCCGCAACGGATCCCGGCGGCCAGTCACGGCAGTATGAACAACGTGGCAATGGGGAGTCGTGCAGGGCGGGTTTGGGATTATTACGAGACGATCGGTGGCGGCATGGGCGCCGGGTCGCAGGGCGGTGGCCTGAGTGCGGTCCAAACGCATATGACCAACACCCTCAACACCCCTATCGAAAGCCTGGAGCTGCACTACCCGTTGCGGGTGCGGCGTTATGCCATCCGCCGGGGATCGGGCGGGGCGGGTCATCACCCTGGCGGCGATGGTTTGATTCGGGAGTTTGAGTTCCTGGAGGATGCCACCGTAACCCTGTTGACTGAGCGGCGACGGCACCGGCCGTGGGGGTTGAAGGGTGGCGGGGCTGGTGCTGCGGGGGCAAATTTATACAATAACAACGAGCTGGCTTCGAAAGTCAGTTTTAAGGCTACCGCCGGTAATCGGTTGCGAATTGCCACTCCAGGCGGGGGTGGCTGGGGTAAGCAGAAGTTTTAA
- a CDS encoding superoxide dismutase [Fe] (SodB; iron binding; present under aerobic and anaerobic conditions; destroys free radicals), whose product MAHELPALPYAKNALEPHMSAETFEYHYGKHHQAYVTNLNNLIPGTEFEKLALEDIIKKASGGIYNNAAQVWNHTFFWNCMKPNGGGKPSGALLAAIEKKWGAFDEFKKTFQTSAVGNFGSGWTWLVKKADGSVDIVNMGAAGTPLTTGDKALLCVDVWEHAYYIDYRNLRPKFVETFLNNLVNWDFVAKNFG is encoded by the coding sequence ATGGCACACGAACTGCCAGCCCTACCCTATGCCAAAAACGCCCTTGAGCCACACATGTCGGCCGAGACGTTTGAATATCACTACGGCAAGCATCATCAGGCCTACGTCACCAACCTCAACAACCTGATCCCCGGCACCGAGTTTGAAAAACTGGCGCTGGAAGACATTATCAAAAAAGCCAGTGGTGGCATTTACAACAACGCCGCCCAGGTGTGGAACCACACCTTCTTCTGGAACTGCATGAAGCCCAACGGCGGCGGCAAGCCCAGTGGCGCGCTGCTCGCAGCCATTGAAAAGAAATGGGGCGCCTTCGATGAATTCAAAAAAACCTTCCAGACCTCTGCCGTCGGTAACTTCGGCTCCGGCTGGACCTGGCTGGTGAAAAAGGCTGACGGCTCGGTCGACATCGTCAACATGGGGGCCGCCGGCACGCCACTGACCACCGGCGACAAGGCCCTGCTCTGCGTCGACGTCTGGGAACACGCCTATTACATCGATTACCGTAACCTGCGTCCGAAGTTCGTTGAGACCTTCCTCAACAACTTGGTCAACTGGGATTTTGTTGCCAAGAACTTTGGTTGA